The stretch of DNA GGGCCATCTCTGACTGGTGCTCTAAAAGGCCAAGCCCTACCAAACATCCTCTTTCTCACTGCTAGAGGTCTCTCTGTTTTCCCTAATTTTTGGAAACTCATTGGCAACTTAGAACTTCCATTTCTTTCTTCATCAGGGTTATGGTAGCATGGTTCTAGTATATTGTACACATTAAGCCCTTCAATTGCCTGATACCATtttatttgtcaataataataataataataataataataataataataataatatagtagAAGTTTCTCACCCTTGAAATTTTGTTCAAGATCTTAGAGCATGTACTACTACTACCCTCACTATCGGATTCAAAGTTATAGTCAGTTTCTTTGCAAGAAGCTTGCACACTctgcaaaatattaaaaaaaaaattataggtgaaaaataaacttgattaataatcataaaaaaccGAAAATAAGTATATGGTGTGGTAATTAGTAATGATACCATAAATTATCTATTCATAAAACATTGAACTACATACAAGGaaatacttaaataaataaataaataaataaataaaacagtcAAATTGCTCATTCATCGCTGAATATACAATAAGCCCACATCTAGAAAGCACCATTTAgatatcaaattttgatttcaaCCAAActattaaacataaaataaaataaaaaaattatttatacgaACACATAATATGAGTAACCCTATTAAATTATGGACTATAGAACTTAAAATTTTGAACATTAGAATATATGTGcatgattattttatttgaaagtgTAAAAATAATGTCTACGTTAATATGATCGATGAAAATGCAAAAATATTATGTAGtttattgagtaaaaaaagcaatttatttattgaacGCACCTCATAGATAGAGTCGGAAATGAGACCCATCCCGTGCACAAATGGATAAAAAGCACTGTCGCCGTCAAATTTTGGGTCCGTGACACCATTTCCCACAATGTAACCCTACACTCCAAACAAAAGTccaataaaattaacaacactTTATTTCTATGCCAAATTAATTTAAGGTACTATTTGCTACACTTCATTTTATATTATAGTAgtacttaaaaatattacattaccTTTAAATTGATCACGGGCTTTTTACGTCTCCGGATTCCTGGCATATGGCATACACAAATTTATATGCTATAATTAATTCCACGCCATAAACCCAATATATAGTGCAAGTTGGAAACACTAGTATCATTAACCCTTTATTACTTTATAACTTTTAAATCAACTAGTTTATAATTTGGTTAACACTATGGTATCATGAAATTTTGTTGGGTATAACATacgacattcaattatttaaggccgtgttattttttcatatttaattaatttaaatttagaatccATTTTGCCTTATGAGTATTGGTACACACATTTTCTAGTGGtactaaaactatttttaaaatcatattcataaataattgtaatgtatcaataatataaattttttaaaattcacaatacataccaattaaatttataaaaaaaaaaataatatatcgtaattaaatttacaaatgtATTAAATTCAATCTGAAAtcctaattaataaatatattaatagtgtTACCTTTAGCAACTTCCAAAGCTAGAGTGGGTACGTAAATTCCAGCATAAGACTCCCCAGAAATATAAAATGGATTGGCCTGGAATTCTGGAAATTGCTCAAACCACTGCCaagaaaaaaattccaaaaacatTATGTATATGATTATTTTATCTTACGCATGATTGTGAcaagaaattaaactaataagTAATTAAGAAGATCAACATGATCATATTTCTACCCTTTCAATTCAAATGTTAAATCTGATTTCAAATGGTTAGTtgcttttttttcttgaaagtACCTTTAAGAGGAAATCATGGGTATCATAAGCAGTTTGTAGGTCCCCAGTTATGTATTGGCTTGAGTTTTGTGAGTAAGAGAGCCCAACACCCGTCGGTGAATCCAAATATATGATGTTGGAAACctgaaattaatattatatagtcATAAGAACAATATAAAGGTACTTTTAAATATACTTCAAATGCATATTtaagaatattaaatataattaagaaacTGTTCAAGTAAATTGAGGTAAAAAATACATGATCTTGCCAACAAATATCAACATAATTAATAGATTTAATTAAATCAACACtactattgtaaaaaaaaaattactaaattaatattgaaaaagGTTTAGGTTACGACATGTATctcaatcaatttaattaatcaatatattaatatattaatgatatatGACAGTTTGTTTCTTATACACTCATATGACGTCAGATTaatcatttgaaaaaatataattaatttattcaagtaaatgattaatttaaatcacaattaaaattatgattaattcaattatataattaaataaaattttcaattgatctaaattaattatttatttaactaaattaatcatatttttttacatcCAATTAATCAAGTgtcacatatattaaaaaaagtttgtgtccaatgaaatattttttcattcaataaacaataattagatgcaaattcaatcaaaattaataCTCCTTAGATGCAAATAAAGCATGATTGATTTTGGGGTAtagtcaaaaaaagaaaatttggggGTGTCACGTGTTCTTAACCTTGGACCAGCTGTAAGGATTGTGATGCAAAATGGGCAGACTCCCTTTGGTTTTTGCAGCCTCGAAATTGAATGGCCCTGCACACATACATTCATATTTCACAATCAcacaaacaaataattaattaattaattacatattcaTATTTGAGAAACATTAAGCAATGAAGTAAGCTAATTAAAGGTAAATATTAGACATGTTAAAAGTAATGAAACATGTTTGAAATGAAAATGTTGCCTTGAATTGTGTGATCCAATAATAGAGGGGGGCAGTTgaagaattaataaaattgatgagagtgacatatatataaattaagagtAGCATAAATTAGATATAACCATACCATGCTCATAAACAAAGCCATCAAAGCTGGAACACCCAGGTCCACCATTCAGCCATAGCACTACTGGATCCTTCCTTGGATTTCTTTCTGAACTTACAAAGTAATAGAACAGGTTCTTCCCATTCTCACCTTTTCCATCAATATTTATATATCTGAataacaaattcaaaatattaagaaatcccctttcaattattaaaatagaaaacaatttatgaaattaaaatatatatatagtaccCTGAGTAATGGTGGGAGAGGAATTTGCCTGAAAAGCCAGGGAGATGTGTGATGAGAGCTCCTTGAGGTGCAGATTCACCGAAGATAATGAAATGAACCAACACAAATATGCAGAGTGGTAGTAGTAACTTGTGATTGCCCATTTCCTTTAATTCCCTTCTCTCAAAATCTCAATGTGCTCAAAAAGTATACAAATATACAATGGATGTAATAAAGCACTCAACCACACACACACTCTATATATTAACATATACGGCCGACCGTGCGTATAATAGATTTTAATACTAATTAATAGTCAAGGCCAAATCATTTATTAactctttgtttttttattatattaataacttcaattatattttaattatactgTTGTAATCTGATTTTATCATgcaaatagaaagaaaataaattccttaatagtataatttattaaaagggagaaaaaattaacaataattactaaataaatCCTAAAGagtaattttttgtaaaaatttttTAAGGCAAAAATtgtttgaataaattattaaaaaaaatataaattagttttattattgattaattaaactgttaatttcttcattttattaaagaagaaaaaaaattaaaaatggtttaaCAGTTTCATTAATTACTAATAGAGATAAGGTCAAGGCTAAACGTTGTTTgtcaaaaagtaataataaaccAACTGTATTGCAAGACATGATAATATTCAGTAAACAGAAATATAGgcataacaaaatttattatatttatgtgtttaaagcacatgataatattatttagataataaaattatctttgtgaaataattatatatgttttttaaattatattgtaagatgtatattatatataaatgacaCAACTTTCCTCCAAGAAAATTATactaaatgtcaaaaaaataaattaatattaatattttttaatttttaataatattattattttgaaattttttatgtctactgatttatatattttttgggacatatttttaaaaataaattattaataattttcatttttaatttaatattattttattttgctttttttttaacttatattaatgtttttaatatattttaatataactcAATAAATTATTGTCTTTATTCTATTGATTTCTGattcaaatcaaatttaaaacaaatattttaacaagagaaacataatatatcatattttcatgtctcattaaatactaaattgaaataagatataataaaattatcttattCTGTTCTTATATTGCACACCAAAGAGGTTATGAGAGAAGGACTACTAGCTTTTCTTTAGTCCAAACTTAACCAAGGGAAGTCAGATCTATAAATGGATTAAGAGTATCTTTATACCGATGATGAGTTCAACAAAATTATTGTTAATAGTAATATTCTACCTTCGTTAAAACTctaaaatatactttttctcaaaattatataatttgtttttataaaaacgAATTTAACAAAATTCTAGATTTCAGTTGTTGCGTTTTTTTTTCAGTTgttctatattattttatttcgttaatatattaatatccTAACAGAAGTATTCGTGTAATAAAGATGATTTTAAAtcaatcttttataaattggttgtacctaatttatttttatataaaatcatttataagttaaagaaataaagaatagtcatattttataataataattcagaCCTTATCTCTTTACAATTTGAAGCTTGAATTTTTGTGACACTTCTAAATTACTGTAGTAATTATGAGCACTGAgttgaaaaattaaagaaaaacaaagtatTTGGTTGGGTACTGTTTAAATTAGTTAGACAGTGACCAATGATATATGTGATTGTTTGTCCACTCAGCATGATTGTTATAGTGGGGGGCTGTCCAACACCGGGACCAGGATTTGGTTTCCTCGGTGGAATAAcatgaaaaaatttataacatatttaattttacggtgacaaacaacaaaatatttcttaataaataCTTTCTTTCTATGTAAAAGTTTTTCACTTTTGTTTTCTTAACCTCATTCATAACGTATGTTACATTAAAAAGTTAAtgaaactattttaaaaaaatgatttatacaTTAAAAAGTATCATCAACCaatatgtttatattttgtttttgtgatTTTGTCTTCATTTattactctataaaaaaaattacatttctaattttttatatttttttaagctcaaacaaatttttaatttatataaaattttaaatttttatttttaatttttataaaaataattatatttctaatatataaaaatcatatattgttttttagtaattataaaattattctacaagctattttaataattgttggAATAAAACAttctttaacttttaaattctTAAATTATCAAACTATATTTTGAGCATTATCTAATTTAAatccataaaaatttataattttttaacttgaaattagttaaaaataatttttttaaatattatatgtttaagataaaaataaaaaatatataaattttaaactcacttttatgaaagaaattttttatattgttgtagATATGTGTGTAAAAgaattctttaaaaatatttatttatatttcaatagagattaaaaatatttaacataataattttccaaaactaaaaaacataatttttttacataaactaaaaataaattttatgataattaaatacttatttaactcaTATATTAGTGATTTGTTTCTTAATAGTTTTAACCCTTCGATCCCTTATATTTTTCAACAAGGGTAAGCATTCTTATAAATAACACAAAATCAATGCCTAATATATTACGATGTACTATATTATCAATCACTCAACTTGTTATTTAACTTTCAAAGGTTCCAACACGCGAGttatgtattaaaaatatttaaacccACTAAATATCAAACAATTAATTCAAAAActttataaatgaaagaaaaagagaggATGACAAAAACTTTATACATACGCTTCAGTTGCTGAAAGCACAAAAACCTTATATCCCCAATATCCAATTTCTACtcctattataaatttataatgatttttttactcaaattaattaattaattattgattgcaaattaaaaaaaatagagaaataaaagaataaagatagatagatagatagataggaaTCTTACAAGTGGTTGTGGAGAGTGGGTGGTTGGTTGAGAGAAGCGCGTCGGCGTTGGAAGCGAATCCAACTTTAAAAAGAGAGTGAAAGAGTCACAGAAGCAACGGTTTTATGTTGATGAactgaaataaaaaaaacttcacAGATTTAgcttataaaacaaaaaatgaaataacGACAGATATAACAAAGCACAAAATTGgatattttattgtaataatGTAATGCGAATACCAATTTACCAAAATGGTTCGAAAATGTGGAATTTACATGAATGGAGAAGTTGCGGATGCAATTGAGAATTGTTGCattttatgcaaaaaaaaaatacaatcgtTTATAAAACaaggtttgtcattttataactttatgaGAATTAAATGTTCGAGATTCCATTTTGAATTCATACTTTTTTTAGTCGTTTATATGAAATTGGAAGATATTATATGGGGCttgcatttttgttttaagaaattgATTAAAACTCTATAAATTGCAAATGCCATTGTcataccttttgatttggtaaaATCCAAATAGCCGACGGGACAGATATAACCCAATTCAAAATGGGCTTTGTTGAACAATAATGCCATGAGGCCCTCTTACGGCAACATTATCCATTATTATTCATTCTACTTTATTCtgttttcttttagtttttcaTAATTCCtccactaaaaataaaaatttaatttgttgtattcaaaaataataaattattactacatttacttatattaattattcaaaattaatatgtatatatctatttcgatttaaatttttatatttgaaaattataaatgtttaatGTATTGcgtaatttgaaaaaataaaataaaaatataagttactactataattgtttatttaataagtaTTCAAAAAAACTGACATATTTTTATGtctatttgaaaattataatttactacTATATCcattcatattaattatttaaaaattaacataattctATTCTATTTGAAAATTATAGTTTACTACTATATCtatttgtaataattattataaaaaaaaaaattaagtgctTCTATTTCTATAATCTAAACttataaattaatgtatttcattaaaagatatatatactttactacaatattttttatattaatcattTCAAAATTACCATATTTCTACTTCTATTCAAACCCTATAATTTAAATACTACACCTTCTGAAATACAAGCAAAAATAGTAgttgaaaattaatatatctaaagttttaattaaatttttaatcagATACATCAAACTTTCAACTATTACTTTTGCTTGTATATCATTTCAGATGGGGTATATATGTAagtatcaaatatttgaaactatattcctatttttattcaaaatttcaaaatcaaatttctgtttctatattcaaaaattatacaTGTTTATTGTATTACatttgattaaaaatgaaatcaaaattataatttattactatatttgtttttatttattattcgaAAATTAACATATCtctatttcaaaatacaaaatacaaaaattctatgtctatattaattaaaaaataataaatgtttaatttgttgcatatttgaaaaaaataactataatttacTACTATATTTGCGTGTACTAACTACtcaaaaattaacatattctATTTCTatagtaaaattataatttactagAATATCtgtttgtattaattattggaaaattaactatttttattcaaatgctataatttactaatatatttgtttgtattaattattgaaaatttaaatttttctatttctattcAAATTTCTATTTCGatattcaaaaattttaaatgtttaatgtattgtataattgaaaataaaaataaaaattataatttacgactatattaatttatattaaatattttacgtaaaaaaatttacattaattatttaaaattaacatatttctATTTGAAAATGAACATTTACTACTATGATTTTTACAGTTTATGTTtgttaaaacatatatatacaccaTAAAATTTGgaaatatatgatatttattttattaaatacgCATACTTTGAAATTTATTGTTAGTTGATTTCGAACATATAGCTATTGTAAATTTTGTTTACGATTACTATTTTTTCCtcaaaatttaatgttttttttttagtgtcaCTGAAAAAGAAAGATCTTGATAAGTTAAGTCCCGTtcactttataaaatattttgtatttttgctATACAAAATGTAGGTTTTTCTGACATGCAtttgtatttttgtatttttgtatttttgctATACAAAATGTAggtatttttgtattttgtattttgtagACATGCATTTGCTCTAAAACATGTAATTTAACTATGAATTAATTTTGGTAATTGTTAATATATATCACaatttttctcttcaaattgaaaatgtgtttatgtatattctattttaagatattttctacacaagaaaataaaaatttgtttatatccattcttattttaaaatattttttatacgtAAAGATATATTGAGTCgggttaaaaaattaaaaaataaaataaataaaattacaatttttgttATGGGATGTGAAATGATTgcaagtaaaaaaatatcacttttagggcttttaaataaatcactttttttattgacttaaaaaaatcacttttacaATTTcgataaaacaatttttatgagCGTTATTGgaaagagttgttttctttttgattCATCCTTTAACTCAAACTAATTTGTGAATTTTGCTTATAAGAATTTAGGAATGAATTATGTAAGCTTAAGTCACTATATAATTGTAAGATTTACCCc from Cicer arietinum cultivar CDC Frontier isolate Library 1 chromosome 3, Cicar.CDCFrontier_v2.0, whole genome shotgun sequence encodes:
- the LOC101510778 gene encoding serine carboxypeptidase-like 20, whose amino-acid sequence is MGNHKLLLPLCIFVLVHFIIFGESAPQGALITHLPGFSGKFLSHHYSGYINIDGKGENGKNLFYYFVSSERNPRKDPVVLWLNGGPGCSSFDGFVYEHGPFNFEAAKTKGSLPILHHNPYSWSKVSNIIYLDSPTGVGLSYSQNSSQYITGDLQTAYDTHDFLLKWFEQFPEFQANPFYISGESYAGIYVPTLALEVAKGIRRRKKPVINLKGYIVGNGVTDPKFDGDSAFYPFVHGMGLISDSIYESVQASCKETDYNFESDSEGSSSTCSKILNKISRAIEGLNVYNILEPCYHNPDEERNGSSKLPMSFQKLGKTERPLAVRKRMFGRAWPFRAPVRDGPVTLWPQLMAQMSHSSGVPCVSDEVATTWLNSNEVRKAIHASREAGNWDLCSDKIIFEHDAGSMIPYHKNLTKLGYRALIFSGDHDMCVPFTGSEAWTRSLGYKIVDEWRPWNSNDQVAGYLQAYENNLTFITIKGAGHTVPEYKPREALDFYRRWLEGESI